From Primulina huaijiensis isolate GDHJ02 chromosome 15, ASM1229523v2, whole genome shotgun sequence, one genomic window encodes:
- the LOC140960181 gene encoding aquaporin TIP2-1-like, producing the protein MAGIAFGRFDDLFSIDSFKAYISEFISTLLFVFAGVGSAIAYNKLTTDAALDPDGLVAVAVCHGFALFVAVSVGANISGGHVNPAVTFGLAVGGHITILTGIFYWIAQILGSIVACLLLKFVTGGLAIPTHGVAVRAVEGVIMEIIITFALVYTVYATAADPKKGSLGTIAPIAIGFIVGANILAAGPFSGGSMNPARSFGPAVVSRDYSGNWIYWVGPLIGGGLAGIIYSYVFMHSEHIPLTNEF; encoded by the exons ATGGCCGGAATAGCTTTCGGACGATTCGACGACTTGTTCAGCATTGACTCGTTCAAGGCATACATCTCCGAGTTCATATCCACACTGCTCTTTGTCTTTGCTGGTGTTGGCTCCGCCATAGCTTACA ACAAGTTGACAACAGACGCCGCCCTCGATCCGGATGGGCTGGTGGCGGTGGCCGTCTGCCATGGATTCGCTCTGTTCGTGGCGGTTTCCGTAGGAGCCAACATCTCCGGTGGCCATGTCAACCCGGCTGTCACATTTGGTTTGGCTGTTGGCGGCCATATCACTATCCTCACCGGAATTTTTTACTGGATTGCTCAGATTTTGGGATCCATTGTAGCGTGCTTATTGCTTAAATTTGTCACAGGAGGCTTG GCTATCCCGACCCATGGCGTGGCTGTTAGAGCTGTTGAAGGTGTTATAATGGAAATAATTATCACATTTGCGTTAGTCTACACAGTCTATGCTACGGCGGCTGATCCGAAGAAAGGCTCGTTGGGCACGATTGCACCCATTGCTATTGGATTCATTGTGGGTGCCAACATCTTGGCTGCCGGCCCATTTTCCGGTGGATCAATGAACCCAGCTCGATCTTTTGGACCTGCTGTTGTTAGCCGCGACTACTCCGGCAATTGGATTTATTGGGTCGGGCCTCTTATCGGCGGAGGTTTGGCAGGGATCATCTATAGTTATGTGTTCATGCATAGTGAGCACATACCACTTACGAATGAGTTCTAA